One Nostoc punctiforme PCC 73102 DNA window includes the following coding sequences:
- a CDS encoding ArnT family glycosyltransferase, with protein sequence MSMKLSVKHTVDQWFNKIAKNPALSVTVSVLWLTVVGWIAFGWNLGNIGLIDETEPLFAEASRQMFVTGDWITPFFNGETRFDKPALIYWCQAIAYYILGVNEWAVRLPSAIAAFGLICLAFYTVQWYLAKQDELEQVSRPTRRYLTSFIAAALMALNPETIIWARTGVSDMLLTGCMASALLCFFLGYAGKGGSRGQGAGSREQGENSSPLPPALFPNKWYLACYVLIAGAILTKGPVGIVLPGIIVAAFLLYVGRFREVLREMRLFVGILIILGLSVPWYALVIWRNGWNYINAFFGYHNLERFTEVVNGHSAPWYFYFIVVLLGFAPYSVYLPVSIIRLKFWQRSHWRSLERFQQFGLFAWIWFASIFGFFCIAVTKLPSYVLPLMPAAAILVTLLWSDFFQDTEDRQTSSVSSSPTPPLSPTFLRVSGWLNVMFLSVLATALFNITHILGTDPAISNFHELIQKSGLPVIAGVMWLICAILVAGFLLSRRWNYIIGINLLGLVAFIIFVLTPASFFIDRERQLPLRELSAVILQAKQPNEELIMLGFKKPSVVFYSHIHVNYLGLPQEAIEHIKNQAAKGLQPASLLLLAEQKKFLQMELQPDDYKSLSTKGAYNLVRVPFKKKKNEKIDIS encoded by the coding sequence ATGAGCATGAAATTGAGTGTTAAGCACACTGTTGATCAGTGGTTCAACAAAATAGCAAAGAATCCGGCCCTTAGTGTCACTGTGTCGGTTTTGTGGTTAACGGTGGTTGGCTGGATAGCTTTTGGGTGGAATTTGGGCAATATTGGCTTGATTGATGAGACAGAGCCACTGTTTGCCGAAGCTTCCCGCCAGATGTTTGTCACAGGTGATTGGATAACCCCATTTTTCAATGGTGAAACTCGTTTCGATAAACCTGCTTTAATTTACTGGTGTCAAGCGATCGCATATTACATTCTTGGGGTAAATGAGTGGGCAGTACGCCTTCCTTCTGCGATCGCAGCATTTGGCTTAATTTGTTTAGCTTTTTACACCGTACAGTGGTACTTGGCTAAACAAGACGAATTAGAGCAAGTTTCACGTCCTACTCGCCGCTACTTAACATCTTTTATCGCAGCAGCGCTCATGGCACTCAATCCCGAAACTATTATTTGGGCGAGAACGGGTGTCTCTGATATGCTGCTCACCGGATGTATGGCATCAGCTTTGTTATGTTTCTTTCTAGGCTACGCAGGGAAGGGAGGGAGTAGGGGGCAGGGAGCAGGGAGCAGGGAGCAAGGGGAAAATTCCTCTCCTCTGCCCCCTGCCCTATTCCCTAATAAGTGGTACTTGGCTTGTTATGTGTTAATTGCTGGCGCAATTTTGACTAAGGGTCCAGTGGGAATTGTCTTGCCAGGGATAATTGTTGCCGCCTTTTTGCTTTACGTGGGAAGGTTCAGAGAGGTATTGCGGGAAATGCGCCTCTTCGTGGGTATATTGATAATTCTAGGTTTGTCAGTGCCCTGGTATGCTTTAGTAATTTGGCGCAATGGCTGGAATTATATTAATGCCTTTTTTGGTTATCACAACCTGGAACGCTTTACAGAAGTAGTCAATGGTCACTCAGCACCTTGGTATTTTTACTTCATAGTAGTGCTGCTAGGTTTTGCGCCATACTCCGTGTATTTACCAGTTTCTATAATAAGACTAAAGTTTTGGCAGCGATCGCACTGGCGATCCCTTGAACGTTTTCAGCAGTTTGGTTTATTCGCCTGGATTTGGTTTGCTAGCATCTTTGGTTTTTTCTGCATTGCTGTCACCAAACTACCTAGTTATGTCTTGCCTTTAATGCCAGCAGCAGCGATCCTAGTGACGCTTTTATGGAGCGACTTTTTCCAGGATACAGAAGACAGGCAAACATCTAGTGTTTCTTCCTCCCCCACTCCTCCCCTTTCCCCTACTTTTCTCCGAGTGAGTGGTTGGTTGAATGTAATGTTTTTATCAGTTCTGGCAACAGCACTGTTTAACATCACCCACATATTAGGTACCGATCCTGCTATCAGTAACTTCCACGAACTAATTCAAAAATCTGGTTTACCAGTAATAGCTGGCGTAATGTGGTTGATTTGTGCAATTTTAGTTGCTGGTTTCTTACTGAGTCGCCGATGGAACTACATTATTGGGATTAATTTACTAGGGCTTGTGGCGTTTATAATTTTTGTCTTAACGCCTGCTTCTTTTTTTATTGATCGAGAACGTCAATTACCTTTAAGGGAATTATCTGCCGTAATTCTACAAGCAAAACAACCAAATGAAGAATTGATCATGCTTGGCTTCAAAAAGCCTAGTGTGGTATTTTACAGCCACATTCATGTAAATTATTTAGGACTTCCTCAAGAGGCTATAGAGCATATTAAAAACCAGGCTGCTAAGGGATTACAACCTGCCTCACTGTTGCTCTTGGCTGAACAGAAAAAGTTTTTACAAATGGAATTACAGCCAGATGATTACAAGAGTTTATCTACCAAGGGTGCTTATAACTTGGTTCGAGTTCCTTTTAAGAAAAAGAAAAATGAAAAAATAGACATATCATAA